The following coding sequences are from one Streptomyces sp. NBC_00536 window:
- a CDS encoding serine/threonine-protein kinase translates to MPAGEANDNELIGRLLGGRYRVTSVVGRGGMGVVARAVDELLGREVAVKILRAYTDAGAAELADLRTRMRREAQAAARIRHGGVVTVHDVTEEQGLPVIVMELVDGPSLDDVLTERGPLDPREAAAIGAALMEALDAAHRAGVLHRDVKPGNVLLERGGRVVLTDFGIATMDAAEEDAVSKLTRSGQIIGSLDYLPPERAQGHEPGPPSDIWSLGMTLYAAVEGTSAFRRTSAWSTLSAIVSEPLPEPRRAGPLAPVLRALMAKDPAGRPTAAQARAMLERVAADPAPPAPAPVSAPAPAPAPAPVAGGAFGPPPVVVPYAQPYEPPAHTAFPAPGQPSAAVGTDTGARYTGTTTATGRTRRRSLSVTAFAVLAVLGAGGLTYALTGGHGGRGAARAAMPGGPSTGQPGAVTGGANTPSASPSPTTTSKKKPSGTASPRRTPTSATAKPSPVPTSCGGWSHKDPTPGSYGFMAGDYHIETGPYETCPAVSLAKTGTKLRYYCYTVNAYGNKWTYVRVDGTTTSGWMSNDNLTGQKGPLSPC, encoded by the coding sequence GTGCCGGCGGGGGAAGCGAACGACAACGAGCTGATCGGCAGGCTGCTCGGGGGGCGGTACCGGGTGACCTCGGTCGTCGGCCGCGGCGGCATGGGCGTGGTCGCCCGCGCGGTGGACGAACTGCTCGGCCGCGAGGTCGCCGTCAAGATCCTGCGGGCCTATACGGACGCCGGGGCGGCCGAACTGGCCGATCTGCGGACCCGGATGCGGCGGGAGGCGCAGGCCGCCGCCCGGATCCGGCACGGCGGAGTGGTCACCGTGCACGACGTCACGGAGGAGCAGGGGCTGCCGGTCATCGTCATGGAACTCGTCGACGGTCCCTCCCTCGACGACGTACTGACCGAGCGCGGCCCGCTGGATCCGCGGGAGGCGGCGGCGATCGGGGCCGCCCTGATGGAGGCGCTCGACGCCGCGCACCGGGCGGGGGTCCTGCACCGGGACGTGAAGCCGGGGAACGTGCTGCTGGAGCGCGGCGGCCGGGTGGTCCTCACCGACTTCGGCATCGCCACCATGGACGCCGCCGAAGAGGACGCCGTGTCCAAGCTGACCCGCAGCGGCCAGATCATCGGCTCCCTCGACTACCTGCCGCCGGAGCGCGCCCAGGGCCACGAGCCGGGTCCCCCGTCCGACATCTGGTCGCTGGGCATGACCCTGTACGCGGCGGTGGAGGGCACGTCGGCGTTCCGCCGCACCTCCGCCTGGTCGACCCTGTCCGCGATCGTCAGCGAACCGCTCCCCGAGCCCCGGCGGGCGGGGCCGCTCGCGCCGGTGCTGCGGGCGCTGATGGCGAAGGACCCGGCGGGGCGGCCCACCGCCGCCCAGGCCCGCGCGATGCTGGAACGGGTCGCGGCCGACCCGGCGCCTCCCGCGCCCGCCCCCGTCTCCGCGCCCGCGCCCGCCCCCGCCCCCGCGCCGGTGGCCGGCGGCGCCTTCGGCCCGCCGCCCGTGGTGGTGCCGTACGCCCAGCCGTACGAACCGCCCGCGCACACCGCGTTTCCGGCGCCCGGTCAGCCGTCGGCCGCCGTCGGTACCGACACCGGCGCCCGGTACACCGGCACCACCACGGCCACCGGCCGGACCCGGCGCCGTTCCCTTTCCGTGACGGCCTTCGCGGTGCTCGCCGTCCTCGGTGCCGGTGGTCTCACCTACGCCCTGACCGGGGGACACGGCGGCCGCGGCGCCGCACGCGCGGCGATGCCCGGCGGTCCATCGACCGGGCAGCCGGGTGCGGTGACGGGCGGCGCGAACACCCCGAGCGCCTCCCCCTCCCCCACCACGACCTCGAAGAAGAAGCCGTCCGGCACCGCCTCACCACGCCGGACGCCGACCTCGGCGACGGCCAAACCCAGCCCCGTGCCGACGAGTTGCGGCGGCTGGAGCCACAAGGACCCGACCCCGGGCAGCTACGGCTTCATGGCCGGCGACTACCACATCGAAACCGGGCCGTACGAGACGTGCCCCGCCGTCTCCCTCGCCAAGACCGGCACGAAACTCCGCTACTACTGCTACACAGTCAACGCCTACGGCAACAAATGGACGTACGTCCGGGTGGACG